A stretch of Gemmatimonas aurantiaca T-27 DNA encodes these proteins:
- a CDS encoding IS3-like element ISGau4 family transposase (programmed frameshift), with translation MRRSKFSESQIVEILQAVESGLPVAEVLRQHGISRATFFTWKRKYGGSTVAELKRRRELETENAQLKRMYAELALENTAIKDVLSRNCRVARARPAMRQVATTLVTQHGLSVVRACRIAGLARAAYYTPLSDRVERDAEVIAALTTLAAARPRWGFWKCFDRLRLDGHGWNWKRVHRVYCALRLNLPRRTKRRLPQRVQQPLDAPPQLNHTRALDFMHDMLYDGRRFRTLNVLDEGNREALAIEVSTSLPGTRVVSVLEQLLAIHGAPCTIRCDNGPELISHALTTWCEQHGVRLQHIQPGKPNQNAYIERFNRTYRREVLDAYIFASLAQVRAETETWLMTYNTERPHDSLGGVPPLIFLPRPTTPSESSLQLSA, from the exons ATGCGCCGATCGAAGTTCAGTGAGAGTCAAATCGTCGAGATCCTGCAGGCGGTGGAGAGCGGATTGCCGGTGGCGGAGGTGCTTCGCCAACACGGCATCAGTCGGGCGACCTTCTTCACCTGGAAGCGAAAGTACGGTGGGTCGACCGTGGCGGAGTTGAAGCGGCGGCGCGAACTCGAGACCGAGAATGCGCAACTCAAGCGGATGTATGCGGAGCTCGCACTCGAGAACACGGCCATCAAGGATGTCCTCTCGCGC AACTGTAGGGTCGCCCGCGCGAGGCCGGCGATGCGGCAGGTCGCGACGACGCTGGTCACGCAACACGGCCTCTCGGTCGTGCGCGCATGCCGCATCGCCGGCCTCGCGCGGGCGGCATACTACACGCCGCTGTCGGACCGGGTGGAGCGCGACGCGGAGGTCATCGCCGCGTTGACGACGCTCGCGGCAGCACGCCCGCGCTGGGGCTTCTGGAAGTGCTTCGATCGCCTGCGGCTCGATGGGCACGGGTGGAACTGGAAGCGCGTACATCGCGTGTATTGCGCGCTGCGGCTCAACCTGCCGCGGCGCACGAAGCGCCGGCTTCCACAGCGGGTGCAGCAGCCGCTCGACGCCCCACCGCAGCTCAATCACACCCGGGCGCTCGACTTCATGCACGATATGCTCTACGACGGGCGGCGCTTCCGCACGTTGAACGTGCTGGATGAAGGCAACCGCGAAGCCCTCGCTATAGAAGTCAGTACGTCGCTGCCCGGCACGCGCGTCGTCAGCGTGCTCGAGCAACTGCTCGCGATCCATGGCGCGCCATGCACCATCCGCTGTGACAACGGGCCTGAGCTCATCTCTCATGCGCTCACGACTTGGTGCGAACAACACGGAGTACGGCTGCAGCACATCCAACCCGGCAAACCCAATCAGAACGCGTACATCGAGCGTTTCAATCGCACGTATCGCCGCGAAGTCCTCGATGCGTACATCTTCGCCTCGCTCGCGCAGGTCCGCGCGGAGACGGAAACGTGGCTCATGACATACAACACGGAGCGCCCCCATGACAGCCTCGGTGGGGTCCCTCCGCTCATCTTTCTGCCGAGGCCAACCACACCGTCCGAGTCCAGTTTGCAACTGTCTGCTTGA
- a CDS encoding SIR2 family protein, with the protein MPKLLIIAGAGASYDSDPMRAPIITQTMPPTADPGAGQRIPLANDLFHPRFRPLQKDYKRMKPIIDPLASFTGDTTIEDVLSRLQEGVKDNPYRAAQLMSARFYIRKVIADTENSWCRTDQINTNWMTLLHRLSDHIDIVKDLTIVTLNYDRLIEDAISTFGIPQYRHMNDYLSSKRPKLLKVHGSVHWYSPLHNETFTTNHTNEERYIENAAELVEGQFPVLAFDPDPHLHFNGLYHLPAIAVPVRQKLTFMCPPEQKEAFITAIQEATHLLSIGWRGADGHITDAIHSHLSTDAPMTVICKTVDDSKDVIENITGYRVFQPSQYRTRMPRGGGFTAFLRNDWIEEFLNQLNE; encoded by the coding sequence ATGCCCAAACTTCTCATTATTGCCGGTGCCGGTGCGTCGTATGACAGCGATCCGATGCGTGCGCCAATCATTACACAGACAATGCCACCGACAGCCGATCCCGGAGCGGGTCAGCGTATTCCGCTTGCCAATGATCTCTTTCATCCCCGCTTCAGGCCGTTGCAGAAGGACTACAAGCGCATGAAGCCCATCATTGATCCACTGGCGAGTTTCACGGGAGACACGACCATTGAGGATGTACTGTCGCGCCTGCAAGAGGGAGTAAAAGACAATCCCTATCGTGCGGCACAGCTCATGTCAGCTCGCTTCTACATCCGTAAGGTCATTGCAGACACGGAAAACAGTTGGTGCCGCACCGATCAAATCAATACGAACTGGATGACTCTTCTACATCGTCTGTCCGACCACATCGACATTGTTAAAGACCTAACGATTGTGACGCTCAACTATGATCGCCTGATTGAGGACGCCATATCAACCTTTGGCATCCCTCAGTATCGGCACATGAATGACTATCTGTCTTCCAAGAGGCCGAAGCTGTTGAAAGTCCATGGATCGGTGCATTGGTACAGCCCATTGCACAACGAAACCTTCACCACAAATCATACGAATGAAGAACGCTACATCGAGAACGCAGCTGAACTAGTCGAAGGCCAATTTCCTGTTCTCGCGTTCGATCCGGATCCTCATTTGCACTTCAACGGGCTCTACCACCTTCCGGCCATCGCAGTCCCAGTAAGACAGAAGCTGACCTTCATGTGTCCACCAGAACAGAAGGAGGCATTCATAACGGCAATTCAAGAAGCAACGCACCTCCTATCAATAGGATGGCGAGGGGCTGACGGTCACATCACGGATGCCATTCATTCGCACCTATCGACCGACGCACCTATGACAGTCATATGCAAGACCGTTGACGACTCGAAGGACGTTATTGAAAATATCACCGGCTATCGCGTATTTCAGCCGTCTCAGTACCGCACGCGCATGCCTAGAGGTGGGGGCTTTACCGCATTTCTTCGGAACGACTGGATTGAAGAGTTTCTGAATCAACTGAACGAGTGA